The DNA segment ATACAATGATTTCAGTATTTCTACCTTAAGTAATTTCAAGAGTATATCGACATCAAGATCCAACAAAAACGACAGACACAAACAATCCGCAAAAAGTTTTCTAAATCTAACTCGTATAGGGTTGAGGACTGTCGGCTATTACCTACTTACAACGCAATATCAAATtgctttcaatttatttcgCAATTGCCGTCTTTGAGTTTCGCTTTGTAGGGGCCTCTGACGTCGGTCCGAGgcaacaataaaatgtattcgtCTCCGGAATGTTTAATATGGGGAAAAGTTTAATAACGCGTCCGAAGCGGCCGAGCGGTCAGCGCGCCTTGCTCGGCCCGCTGCTATAAATCAAATCTCATACCTTCCTAGCCACATAGAAAAATCCTAATAACATTCggtaacatattttctttttaacagatttataatttagtttctaTTGCGGGAGCTGTCGCTAATTGCGAggtagtattttatataacctaATTACTATTAAGCGCTGGCCATGATAGCgcaatacataaaacatttagagtaaataattttattatatattctattaacgTTATCAAAACGGGTAAACATATAGGCCAATTTGATACTATATGGAATCTTGCCTGAATCATTTGATGAATTGATCATTGTCATTGATAGTAACAAAAACCATAACAAATCAGTATAGAATATTCTGATACACTTTACTTATTCACAAATCTGTATATAGTAAGCCCTTCTGTTTCATAACAATGAAGcagattttattgttttttatcttCATCGCTGTGtaaccaattaaaattttctttgttgtCATGTTCGTTCACAGCGGCAAATAGAATAAATCTTAACAAAAAGGATACTTGGGCAGGTTCCGATGAGTGAGCGAAGTCGTGTTAACGCCGTACTTGCCCTAAGGCATCGCGTCATTAGCAAGCAACGCTTCTCAGTGCGAAATCGCCTTCTACTAATGCAAGGATAGCTTTTTACTTTCAGGGACGGtttgtctttgtttttttttgcatacaaaacattgcCTCACGCGGTATATGGTCTAACAGTAAGTAGTGAATGAAACAAGCGATGTACAACACATGCTACAATTCATCGAATTACTCATGGAAACATCCGTCGTAATTCGAAACGCTATGACTTGTGGGCTCATCAAGACGCAAGACGAACCTCGGTGGCCCCGGAACCCGACGGCGACACAATAGCTCCCTGacgttaattaaatgttaacaaaCGCCCTCGTCGCTTAATTGGAACTGTTGCCTATTATCCTTACCTTCCAACGCAAAGTATAACATCCAAGCTGAGAACCACTCTACAGTATTCTCTCTATATTCCTTATTAACTGGATGagtcattgaaaatatacttttatatctaCCGAGGTGTCAAAAATGATGATTAAGAAACGTATAAAATGTAAGAGttcatgttttattgttatacacgataaaatgttaagtaattattatacttatattttttagtaattatctgagtaaaaattaactttcctGTTTAAGAACTAGTTTAAAGAACAAGTTTAGATATTATGGTAATGAAATAGTAGAAACCTAGCTTTTCTAAGTGCTGTTAGCGAACCCTTTCAAGTAGGTCTGTTATCAGCGAGGCCACATTCAAGAGACTTGAAATAGGACCCTACCTAGGACCTTAGTTTGaatcttttctattttttcaCGCAGATGATCTTCCACGTATATTCTACCTCCCCTCTCAAGTGTCACCAATGTCAATTAAagctttgtttaaaattctcCACACTGAGACCGTTAAAGTATCTTTTCGCGTAGTACCTCAACTATTGACATCACCTAGCAGCAGCAACCCTACTCCTGAAATGCTGAAACTAcaaattagataaaattaatgatccCTTCGCTCATTTCTCAAACATTCGTGATAGATTCGTAATCAATTTGCAAACGCGTTTCCTTGAAGTATATTTCTTGTGAAAGCGTTTGATAGACagcaattttaatacaagGTGCAAAAGAGATCACCGAAGATGTTGAACTGTGCGAGCTTGATTTCATTACTACTACATCAAAGATCTTGATGAAGGAATACTGTCTACCCTAGATCAGAAAGCAGATTTAGTTTCTTCGAGCGAGATTTATACAGTATAACCTTGTCAAAATACACACCTATGTGCTTTTTTCGGTATAATCTTTCAAAACTTGGCACTGATACTACACGTTGACCGAAATAGCAGTGAAACTATAAATTCATGAGGTACTGTCACAGCATAATAATGGTCCCgcctttcttttttttatctctaattaaattttcacacCTTAtgtttgcaatattttataatcaattttacaatattccaGAGCATGTTCAAAATGGACCCCAGAAAATAGAATTCATGGacgttaacatttaaattaatcagtcCAACTAAAACAACTTCAATTTTTAAagtcaataaaaatcttaaaaagaaatttcgtAAAAAAGCAAAAGAAGcgaaaaaagaaatgttatatttatgttttacctAGATTTGTTAATTACGAACTAGAACAGTAAAGCACAAAGGAGGATTAGCATTTGTAAACCTAAAAGGATtgattatacattattttcttgatGTTTTAGATAATACGTTTTTAAACGGAAATAATGAAGcttaaataatctatattctttataaacaatagattaaattatttttaaatgtttaattctgTTCAGATTATGTaaagaaaacataatatttccaGAGCAACTTTatacaattcaatattttcttatgaacaaaaaaatgtgtCAAAAGATGAAAAACAAATCATATGAAGGcgataaaaccttttaaagtataaatagaaAGATGTGTTTaacactttacaaaaaaaagaagattAACTTGATAAACTGAACGCATCAAAAACTAACCGTCAATGGCAATGTTGAAAGTCcatcatttttaaatcaatactgCTTGCGCCGTTTTTAGGTGATTTTCCTAAAATTTTCTTgtagaataattattactgaAATATAAGTTAGATGGCAAATTTTAGACCTGCAGGTTTTTCTGATGATGATTCCGACAGCGATGGATACTATGATAAAATGGTAACTACAAATTATTTAGCCAactgaatatttatgttttaaatatataagagcatttattagataaaatataaaaataatagcattattatttttatttatatatacatatagcgcatacaaaatatgtaattacatatttgcaatgtaaaaaatattaaattacatattatatacaggTTGTACACAAGAATtacctaaaatatttagaaaataataggAAAAATATAGAAGAAGAGTTAAAGAAAGCGATTACTAAAGGTGACATTGACGgagtttcaaaaataataaactctggtatgaattaaaaatatattattacttaactaaatagtttatttttcaatttttttacctTGTATTACTATGTATCAAAGAAATATCATCATAgaataacagtttaaaatttttgttttattatttaagaattaaaaggAAATGTGAATGGAAAACTTCAAACTGGTTGGACACCCTTGTTACATGCGTGTTTTCTTGCTAATGAAAAAGTAGTGCAGTATTTACTAGAGAAAGGAGCTGACCCTAATATTCATGcaggtaaataaatttgttttcaaaacaaCTTTTGCCTTTTCAACATATCcaagtcaaaaaaaatataaatattttttgccacAACATTAGTCACAATCAGATTATAATActtctgtattattttatgagaaGGTGGCAAATGAGCAGATGGCCTACTTAATGGGCAGTAGTTACCAGCACCCCGGGACATCCATaacatagatgttgcggatgtatTGCCAATcttgattgttgaggaaaagggagggaTGGGAATAAGGAAAGGCTGGGAATGGGGAAAGGACAaacggctctctcactcatcgtaCAAAATGAACCCATGAAATGCTACTTCAGGccaatcttctgtgagagggtggtcgagccagcccatgttcgagctgtagtaacttgaccacagctaggctctaccaccacAATTTCATCCCACATGTgacaattaaattacttaatattatttactaacctgaagctttttatttattaaattaagcaGACTCCATGACACCTGTAATGATGGCCTGTCTGAACAGTACTTCAAACGAAGCAGCTGCTTACAATATTGTATCAAATCTCATACAAAGTAATTGTATGTTGAATATTGGAGATAAATATGGCGTTACACCTCTTATGAAGGCTGTAATTAGCGGCAAGCAATCTATAGTTGAACTCTTAGTGGATACAAATGTCAATATCGAAATGAGAGATAGGCAGGGTTGGACGGTGAGCtagttatgtatattattttaattaagtagaGATCTAAAACACAATGTaatctgtaacaaaaaaattattaacttatcaCTATTCTCTACAATTTTTGCTGCAATTCCCAAATAGTACATCAACGTTTTGTGAATAAGGATCAAAgcagacatatatttttttaaatcaaagataaaatgacacttataaataaagacttcattttttttttgtagtcgtatatatttgaaatatcttttcaaaaagtacttaaattaaatttaatttctgacagaacaaaattttcaagCGATTCATGCTTCTCTCATTAATAGGTTTGCTCCTATGTCACTTTAAATTACTGTATGAATGATTGGGATACATTATTCAgttgtgaataaataattaaattaaatataaaatttaaatccagTGAtgagtataattataaataaattcacttaCCTTAATTCACTTTGAGATGCTATGAGCATTGTAATAGTTAGAAGTATTATCTATTAAAGATGaaattttgagaattttatttctcatttcAGGCAGTATTTTGGGCTATCCATCACAACCGGCCAAAAGCTTTGGATTTGCTTCTAAAAAAGGGAGCTAGGCTGAATATAGTGGATATATCAAATCGAACCCCAGCCAAAATTGCATATTCACATGACTACCTTCACATCCATTCAGTGATATCAGCATATGAGAAAACCTGTGAGGATGACGATGAAACGATTGAGGAAAAGGAGATCAGCAGACAAAAAGGATTCCTGAGCAAATTGTCCTCATGGCATGATTTTTATCCAGGACTAAGGGATGAGAGCAAGTGagatatgtattatatgatttttgtatacaaaaattgtaatagtatatataatggtatgtatgtatgtgtgttgtctatatattttgtactttgttcattttttttttcttatatgtacacgtttaaaatagaatgtatttaaaataacaataaaattatgacaattgcactattttaattaatgtcctATGCTTTGTTTTAATCTAGACTAACTCAGTAACAAATCAAATTGTCTTCCAGACCGAAGTTCGCTCATGAAATATCAAATCTTCTCTATGGTATGAATTGTGATAGACTCAGGGGTGTATttgataagataaaaataaatttaagagatTTTCTGCTCATGGAGGAAAaggaaatgataaaatatggtGTTGATTTACCATTTGAGAGACAGAGGCTTAAACAAGGTATCCGTGGATTCCATTTGAGGAGTTGGAAGGTTAATTCCGTGGCTGGTCTACAAACGAGACGTGGTGATCCATAcaggtatattatttaaattggagTGTAAAAATCAATGTGattgatcaaaatatatacatatatatatatatatatatatatacacacttaattatgtaaatactttaaattaactaaagtGATGTCGTCTCATCAGATCTTCACACATAACTGAACTTTCGCTTAATAAAActtccttaaaaataataataacaaaacgtatagaaaatttaaattttttatatagaacatagagtatttcatagaatttaggaataattattatattatatatctgtacATATTTTAGCATATAAAAAGCccgtttaagtttaaatatgtacctataatattaattcaaccCAGCTTAACCCATTACGACCTCATGTTGTAGTTACGAGTCTTgtctaatttaaatgaaactaatatttttctgatgaACTACgcggatattattatttaaaaaaaactacacattcccgatgtttcggttacttttcagcaaccgtgagcaagggcagacgagatgtgagcaGTCAGacttgctgaaaagtaaccgaaacgtcgggattatgtatttttttttttttttaataataaaaatcacgcgtaatttatccgaaaaatattagtttcatttaaatgaataaaactcgcgaaaatcttagatctcaagtCTTGTCTAACCTTgttattgtatgtatgtttggaTCGAGTTtcgcaatagttttaaaatttttgaattttctgattgaaaatttacctatatataataattgcgaTCTCAAtttgaagatataaaaaatataggtagagcacacagaaataaaatgtttcactATCCTATGGATTGGCAAAGAGGatagtttcaaataattgaACTATAATTTTGTAGTCACGCTTAGctattttgtcaataaataGTCAGGTGTATGACGTCATCCTAAAACCAAGATGGCGGAGCATCCAAAATGGCTggcaaaataattgtaaatgtaatcCTACAATATGGGTGGGTATCAAATAAAAAGCTCTAATGAGAATTACTGAAAAGAGTTAGATCTAAAAAtggttttactttaaatttatagcattACATTACCTTGTAATAAACtaagtaatgtattttaaacatgttacaaatattttttcagtattGTTGAATGTCTCAGCATACTCGGCTCTCATTTGGAACAGCTGTACATATTGGAGTCAACACTAACATATGTTCTGAGAGATTTCAACAGAATACAAAGTAGATTGAAGTTTGAAGCACCCGACTCACCTGTCATGGTTAGACTGCAGCAGGCAGCCAGCAAGATGATCTGTAACATAAACAGTATCAGGAGAGAGGCGAATGCTATGAAAAAGATACATGTTAAGGTCAGATATAGACATAggacctatatatatatatatatggctgCTGGCCAATAGCTTACTAATACCgctatcaaattaaaaaattatataaaaaacaaaataaacagcaaaaggtttaattattaattaaatactttattaacactcatacctagagatgaaatcaaaaaatatcaacagtttatgtaacaaaatgcGTTCATATAAAGTCTCTCCGTCTTGTAATCCTTccttgcattttattatttctctcACCAGCCTTACAGTATAAGCAATCAATGTCACACTGTCTCTTGTTAGAGGTTATTCCAGTTTTACTGTAAAATCCTTTTGTAGTTTTATTGCGAGGAGGGACACCATTGTCAAAATCTTGCCAAATAAGCTCAATTGGATTGAAATCCGAGctgttttttatgttctacATATAACCTGCATAATTTCAACATACACTTTGTATCATTAtcttgttttgatataaaataatttccaacTAATCTTAAACCTGATGGAAGGGCATATTGTGGTGGAATAAGTTTACAAGCTCGtctgtcataaaataaacctgttgctcttaataatttaacactttGGAGGACTCtaacaaatagaaaatttatctCCAGTGATTACAACCTAAATTTACACTATATggatcatgaaaaataagtCTCAACTTAAAGAGGGGGGAATATATCACCAAAAGGTGATATTATGTAATGGGGGGAGGGGGTAAGACTTGTGACGtcacaagttaaaattttaaatgctttaaaaaCGAAGCTTATATGTGACcaaaaaaactgaatatttGCGAACTCGATCTATATCTATTAATACCTTAGCACTCTTGAGGGGGGTTGTAATGCAAGTGATTTTCTGAATATTAAGGCTCGGAAGTTAACATCATAAGTATTACTAACGAGACCTTCGAAAAGTGCCATCACAAGCGTTGGCAATTTAATAAGTATGACGTCACATCAAGGGAAATGGATTTTAAAACTCTTACAGATTTGACAATGATTTAAGCCCCATCCAAAAAGACTTGAAATTCTTCTGACATAATTGATGGGCACCCTAAAAATCCTTTAGAGacaaatttttacttacattcgcctttatattttaaatccaacACCAAAATCGCTCTAGCACAATAAGCTCAAGTCTGcttttaaaagctttataaTGCAAAAACAACGCTTCAATACTTCAAGCTAAAAAACGAGAACAATTAAAGTTcaagaaatgtatatatgcatattttaaTCGATAAAGCTTGCGTCACATAAACCACGCTATTCTATTGTTTGCAGATAAGTAAAGATAGCTTAAGACCCGTCGATCTCATAACGGAGAAGACAACCAAAGATGTAGCCGTAGAATTAATTACTGAACTGGTAGTGCTTAGCTGTATAGGCTTGCTTGTGTATAACGCTAGAAGC comes from the Danaus plexippus chromosome 15, MEX_DaPlex, whole genome shotgun sequence genome and includes:
- the LOC116766464 gene encoding ankyrin repeat, SAM and basic leucine zipper domain-containing protein 1 isoform X1, whose protein sequence is MANFRPAGFSDDDSDSDGYYDKMVVHKNYLKYLENNRKNIEEELKKAITKGDIDGVSKIINSELKGNVNGKLQTGWTPLLHACFLANEKVVQYLLEKGADPNIHAADSMTPVMMACLNSTSNEAAAYNIVSNLIQSNCMLNIGDKYGVTPLMKAVISGKQSIVELLVDTNVNIEMRDRQGWTAVFWAIHHNRPKALDLLLKKGARLNIVDISNRTPAKIAYSHDYLHIHSVISAYEKTCEDDDETIEEKEISRQKGFLSKLSSWHDFYPGLRDESKPKFAHEISNLLYGMNCDRLRGVFDKIKINLRDFLLMEEKEMIKYGVDLPFERQRLKQGIRGFHLRSWKVNSVAGLQTRRGDPYSIVECLSILGSHLEQLYILESTLTYVLRDFNRIQSRLKFEAPDSPVMVRLQQAASKMICNINSIRREANAMKKIHVKISKDSLRPVDLITEKTTKDVAVELITELVVLSCIGLLVYNARSLVTKIIVK
- the LOC116766464 gene encoding ankyrin repeat, SAM and basic leucine zipper domain-containing protein 1 isoform X2, which codes for MANFRPAGFSDDDSDSDGYYDKMVVHKNYLKYLENNRKNIEEELKKAITKGDIDGVSKIINSELKGNVNGKLQTGWTPLLHACFLANEKVVQYLLEKGADPNIHADSMTPVMMACLNSTSNEAAAYNIVSNLIQSNCMLNIGDKYGVTPLMKAVISGKQSIVELLVDTNVNIEMRDRQGWTAVFWAIHHNRPKALDLLLKKGARLNIVDISNRTPAKIAYSHDYLHIHSVISAYEKTCEDDDETIEEKEISRQKGFLSKLSSWHDFYPGLRDESKPKFAHEISNLLYGMNCDRLRGVFDKIKINLRDFLLMEEKEMIKYGVDLPFERQRLKQGIRGFHLRSWKVNSVAGLQTRRGDPYSIVECLSILGSHLEQLYILESTLTYVLRDFNRIQSRLKFEAPDSPVMVRLQQAASKMICNINSIRREANAMKKIHVKISKDSLRPVDLITEKTTKDVAVELITELVVLSCIGLLVYNARSLVTKIIVK